In the Diorhabda sublineata isolate icDioSubl1.1 chromosome 10, icDioSubl1.1, whole genome shotgun sequence genome, cctaaaaaaagatattacactctcaataagtcgtgtcactgtcacacagatggcgctgtcattgtcaaatccatatgacgtttatgaactttcaaaaaacaaacGCGTCGATGATTCAGAGTAGTGTTCAGCCATGTTTACAcgaaataaatcagattttttgcaaaaaaatgtgtttttcttagttagtcacacgacttattgattCATGTCATTTCAAAGGTTTTTAGAatcttgaatttttgttttttcttaccgtggatattatattattttactatataGGTGTTACGTACTGTATCATCTTccgaatttgaaatttttggattcGAGGAAAGTTGGAGAATTGGAAAAATGCGAGGCGAAACGTCGGGGAAAATTTATGAACGTTATAAGACCATGTGTATCAATACCGTTTATAGATGTGAATGAATTGTGCTATAATAGTACGACGAATGCATTTAATCCACTTCCGAGAACTCTTAGAAATCCAGACGACTATAAgggtaataaataaaaaattatttaagtctagtttatatttaaataattcaattctgaatgatcagaacgaagaaaaaaatggatcattgcaatttattttattaggaCATTTTTAGGTGCATATGGAAAATGTCAATATCGTTACAGTGGAAAACATTCGGAAGGAAatcgatttatttcaaataaagatttatgaatttttttattatattttattattttgtaataaaaaatttctcatataaaattgtattatttagaAATCGTCtcttaatatttaaaacaattgaagtagcacaaaattttacatccccaaaattttttaatatccttCTTTTTGTTCTTAGTTCTATTGACATTTGTATCTAATGATAACTTGCTTAAGGTTATTTCGGAATGACGTCACAATCGGCCGCCATATTGATTTGAGAGACAAGCATTATGTTATTTACATTAaaactaattcatttttttaataaaggatattaatttcaataaaaaaaacgccctaaacatttaattttttatagacaAATGAACAAAATTCTTTGTTAATCCACTAagacattataaaaatttttccttcCTTTCGTTATTAGTTCTTTTAAGCTAGTGTTGTTTGTAATCTAGCTCTGGTGTAACACTTTAAACAGAGCAGCTATTCGATTCGTCGTTATGCTTCAGAATGTTCGGAGCCACTATGAACCAAACAATAACAAAAGTAATGGAGGTTATAAAATAATGTAAGGAATTAtgtatattagaaattttattaaattatgaatttaactTCAGATTAACGATTAatacaagaaaactaaaaaatggaaaataaacagAACAATCCATTTAACTCGGGtaaatattgtgataaaatatttgtgatatacaatttgaaacaaaagtatttatttcagatacatactttttaatacaaaagtTTTTATCGTCTGGTTTATTAAAGAAAACATTAAAGGTTCgtataactaaaaattttagtacattatttctaaataaatgttTGTAGGTGTTTAATGAAGAGCTCGAGGAACAAAAGGTATGTAAGATTTATTTTACGATGATAAagttgtttaataaatataaaattttgttttctacacGAATTAATTTAGATTTTACCACCCCGAATTGATTGGGAAGGCAATAAACATGATAGAACAGTCGAGGATATGGTTGGACAATTTCCTAATATCCGACAGGATTACTTATTACATCTTTGTCATTTAGCTATGCAGTCTTTTCAAGAAAGAGAAGctttaagtaaaaataaatcttttttaagCTTTAGGCCGAATGCGTACCATAAAAATGGCGCTTTGACCAATTTCAGACAATGTTATAATTATGTTACTAGAATACACTCAGCCCCGATTCAAAACGTGAATGTGTCTTTCAATTTAGGTAAGTTTGAGTTACTTAGAGCTTTTAACAATTTCCTTGCCTTGGAATTCTGATATTCAAGATTTATGgttacactaaaaaaattaaataaaagcaaataattGCATTTGAAGGAACTTTATTTGAGTTAAGGggaatttttaacaatttcctAGCCTTGGAATTCTGATATTCTTGATTTATGGTTACAgttttaaggaaaaaaattacataaaagcGAATAATTGCACATTATGTTGTAGTAAATTCATTAAGAGGTAGAGAAATATCAGGACCTCTCACAAGACACCGGACAGTTAGCccaaatttatttcaatccaTGCAAATTCAAAGAACAACCATTGGGCATCTTTCTGCTGTATTTTGTCTACTTTTTGACCATTcaggaaaatatattataacggtaaaacaattttaatataaaaaagttatttttctaatGGATTGAAACTAATTTTAGGGGGCAgatgatttattaataaaactgtgGTCGTCTCGTACTGGTCGATTAATTTCCGTATTCAGAGGAGCATCTGCAGAAATAACTGACATTGCTATCAATTCCGAAAACACTCTATTAGCCTCCGGTTCGATAGATAGAATTTTAAGGGTGTGGAATTTACAGAACGGAGCACCGGTCGCAGTCTTACCCGGCCATAATGGTATGATAACATCAATAAGTTTCTGCCCTACGCCATGTTGGGATATAAGGTACTTAATCAGTACTAGCACTGATGGTTCCATAGCGTTTTGGCCGTATACTTACGAATCAGGAATTAAAGTAGAATTTAGGTAGGATTCTATTTTACAGACACACGATTATttctcattaaaatatttttttatacagaaacaATCCGATTATGTATCAAGAGAAGATCCGACCGGGACAAGCTCAAATGATATGTTCATCGTTTAGTCCCGGTGGTACTTTCTTGGCAACTGGTTCAGCAGATCATCACGTTAGAGTTTATTACATGAAAGGAGACGAAGGACCTCACAGAATCCTCGAAATGGAAGCTCACAGTGATCGAGTCGATTCGATTCAGTGGGCGCATTCCGgtttaaaatttctttcagGAAGTAAAGACGGTATGGCGATTATATGGTGGTTTGAAAAACAGCAATGGAAGAGCTTGCATCTGGATATGACCACCAAGTTAGTAAAGTAAGTTAgcactttaattttttatatataaactactaaaattttttatctttattttagtTCGACTAATGTACAAGAAGTtgattcgaaaaaattgaaagttacCATGGTTTGTTGGAACAAATCTGATTATTGGGTGGTAACAGCAGTCAGCGACCATACCCTGAAAATATGGACGGCTGATGATGGTCAATTAGTTAAAGTACTAACAGGACACGTCGATGAAATATACGTATTAGAAGCTCATCCTCAGGATAATAACGTTATCCTTTCGGCTGGACACGACGGTCAGTTGTTTATTTGGGATATATCAAAAGGAGAAATAGTCTTCAATTATCTAAATAGAGTGGACGGACAAGGATTCGGGGCTATCTATGATGTAAAATGGAGCCCTGACGGTTCTGTAATAGCCGCATCTGATTCCCATGGACATATCTTGATATTCGGTTTTGGAAATGGTAGTCCGTTTTTCCAACAAGTAAGTACTATTTTGTCATATCCTTTTCCATTAATTTGGAAGTGTAAACTATACCATTTAGTCTTCAATACCTTATTTTTTGAATCGATTGTATTATCCTGCCTGGCCTTTCCTCAGTTTACCTACCCCAATTATTTTCCTTGGAAGCTTAAACAATTTGATAAGCGATTTTGGTCAATTTCCAGTTGAATTCATCAATTGAAAGTAGTAAAAGgtgatatttgaattattttgtagcTTCCTATGGAACTTTTCTTTCATACGGATTACAGACCACTGGTACGCGATACAAATCATCATGTCTTAGATGAACAAACTCAAATTCCACCACATTTAATGCCTCCCCCTTTTTTGGTAGATATAGACGGTAATCCGTATCCTCCTATGCTACAAAGATTAGTACCGGGTAGAGAAACGTGTAACGTTGATCAATTGGTACCTAATATAGTTATAGGGAATGAAGGTGAGATTTTGTTTATCGGGAAAGTCTATGGATCTCGATGTAATTTTGTGTAATTGTTGTATAAATCATTTCAGGTTCACAAGAAGTGATACAGGATCTACCACAAAATCATCTCGTTGCTATTGAGAGGAACCAGTCGGAAGAGTTGAGAGAAAATTCGTCTTTCAGACCCGGACGTCGATCTTCGTGAGTATCAGTTCATCTTCAGTACCCAACTTTTTACCTATACTTCacgtttaatattttttgagttttgatgTCTAATATccatagtagttcaaatgtaccttTCACAAAAAGGGCTACAACTGTATAGTGTCATCTATATCTCACATATATTAGTAGTTCGAatttaacttttcaaaaagaaacttagataaattttaatagttcaaaagtatctttataGCAAAAAGACTTTGGATTGGGTTAAAACTCTAGATTCCACATATATAACTAGTTCGAATGTATCTTTCTCAAATAAGAACTGTAATTGCATATTCCACAATtattagtagttcaaatgtatcttATTCAAAAGGAGACTTTGGGCAGGATTAAAACTGATGATTCTATGAATATTAGTAGTTCTAATGTATCTTTCTCTAAAGCAAGGTTTGGACGAGGTGAGAACTATTTATTCCACaaatagtagttcaaatatattctttctttttaaaagGGGGATCTGAAACGAAATCAAACTTTATAGTACATACATTTTATTAGCTCAAATATATCTCTATAAAAAGGAGCCCCTGGAAAGCGTTACTACTGTGCCACAAATatcagtagttcaaatgtatcctATTCAAAAGGAAACTTTTGACGGGAATAAAATCGTTGTTTCCACAAatattagtagttcaaatgtatatCTCTTAAATAGAAACTTTAATTgcaaactaaataaattttgatagttCAAATGcatctttttcgaaaaggaaatCTTTGGACGGGATTAAAACTGCAGATTACACAAATATCAATAGTTCAAATAGATCTTTTTCGAAATGGGAACCTCTCAAGATTCAAACTGTACATTCTGGTAGTTCAAACGCATCTTTCCCAAAAAGTAACTTCaaactatattaaataaattttggtagttcaaatatatatttctcgGAAGCAGACAGGATTAAAACTGTTGATTCCACAAATATTAGTAGGTCaaatatatctttttcaaaaaagggACTTTTACTTAAGTAATATAGATAACTACATAAAAATACAGTAATTGAAGGAAACATCaattggttatatttttatCCGATAGATGACAACGGTAGTGCTTccattattaatgaaatattccaAGCCTAGTTGTCATATCAGTGGATAAATCTGGAATAATgtaattatttccaaatattcaaaatataaaagttgataaaaatgaaaagtacaTTCATAAACTACATAAGAAAATTTACAGaacaagttttttcattttattactaatgAATTAATCTTTTATCTAtcaacaaacaataatataaactCTTTATGAATTACATGTTctataaacaatgttttaattGTGTAGTCTATACAAAACTTTCTAATCTGATAATATCGTAGGTTGCAGATGCtgtttgaataataaattttctgtaacGTCAAATAGATAATTATATAGGTGTTTGCtgttacttttatatttttagaactTTTACTAAAAATGAGACAACGTCGCAAACTCATTTGAAAACAGTCAGTCGCCATCTTCAATTCTCCGTGTTCAGACAGACCAGTTGCAAGTGAGACAGAAAGAGTGGTATATTTAGAAGTGGATTTGTACTGAGTGTCGTTTATTTTAAGTGTAGTGAATCGTGTGATTTGTGGCGAATATTTTACGAAAATGGAAGCTATCTTAACTGGTTCTCAGCTGTAGCTTGACATTACGTGGTGAGTAACCGTTCTTCGAAATTATTGAAA is a window encoding:
- the LOC130449588 gene encoding bromodomain and WD repeat-containing protein 3-like; amino-acid sequence: MENKQNNPFNSDTYFLIQKFLSSGLLKKTLKVFNEELEEQKILPPRIDWEGNKHDRTVEDMVGQFPNIRQDYLLHLCHLAMQSFQEREALSKNKSFLSFRPNAYHKNGALTNFRQCYNYVTRIHSAPIQNVNVSFNLVNSLRGREISGPLTRHRTVSPNLFQSMQIQRTTIGHLSAVFCLLFDHSGKYIITGADDLLIKLWSSRTGRLISVFRGASAEITDIAINSENTLLASGSIDRILRVWNLQNGAPVAVLPGHNGMITSISFCPTPCWDIRYLISTSTDGSIAFWPYTYESGIKVEFRNNPIMYQEKIRPGQAQMICSSFSPGGTFLATGSADHHVRVYYMKGDEGPHRILEMEAHSDRVDSIQWAHSGLKFLSGSKDGMAIIWWFEKQQWKSLHLDMTTKLVNSTNVQEVDSKKLKVTMVCWNKSDYWVVTAVSDHTLKIWTADDGQLVKVLTGHVDEIYVLEAHPQDNNVILSAGHDGQLFIWDISKGEIVFNYLNRVDGQGFGAIYDVKWSPDGSVIAASDSHGHILIFGFGNGSPFFQQLPMELFFHTDYRPLVRDTNHHVLDEQTQIPPHLMPPPFLVDIDGNPYPPMLQRLVPGRETCNVDQLVPNIVIGNEGSQEVIQDLPQNHLVAIERNQSEELRENSSFRPGRRSS